One stretch of Amycolatopsis tolypomycina DNA includes these proteins:
- a CDS encoding NAD(P)H-binding protein — translation MTIKTVLVTGATGTVGRHLVRELLAGGHQVRALTRSPENAGLPAEVELVAGDLAAAPPEGLFDGVDSVFVFPAAEVAGFVKAVPETSHLVLLSSLAAALEHERDHGSASQVHHAAIEDAVRDSGAAWTILRPGTFAGNLLPWAQPIRYTGGVRGPYPTSAQAPIHEADIAAVAAVALTEPGHAGKHYPMTGPQALTRIEQLAAIGAAIGRELHFTEITPDEFRAEMRSYGVGDDIVSMLLHYWSDTVETPDVVRPAVQELTGRPARTLAEWARDHAADFA, via the coding sequence ATGACCATCAAAACCGTCCTCGTCACCGGCGCCACCGGCACCGTCGGCCGCCACCTCGTCCGCGAACTGCTCGCCGGCGGTCACCAGGTCCGGGCCCTGACCCGCTCGCCCGAAAACGCCGGCCTGCCCGCGGAGGTGGAGCTGGTCGCCGGCGACCTGGCCGCGGCGCCGCCGGAGGGCCTGTTCGACGGCGTCGACAGCGTGTTCGTCTTCCCGGCCGCGGAAGTGGCCGGCTTCGTCAAGGCGGTCCCCGAAACCAGCCACCTGGTACTGCTCTCCTCGCTCGCCGCCGCCCTCGAGCACGAGCGTGACCACGGGTCGGCCAGCCAGGTGCACCACGCCGCCATCGAGGACGCCGTCCGCGACAGCGGGGCGGCCTGGACGATCCTGCGACCCGGCACCTTCGCCGGCAACCTGCTGCCCTGGGCCCAGCCGATCCGCTACACCGGCGGGGTCCGCGGGCCCTACCCCACGTCCGCGCAGGCGCCCATCCACGAGGCCGACATCGCCGCCGTCGCCGCCGTCGCGCTGACCGAGCCCGGCCACGCCGGCAAGCACTACCCCATGACCGGCCCGCAGGCGCTGACCCGGATCGAGCAGCTCGCCGCGATCGGCGCGGCCATCGGCCGGGAGCTGCACTTCACCGAGATCACGCCGGACGAGTTCCGCGCCGAAATGCGCTCCTACGGCGTCGGCGACGACATCGTCTCGATGCTGCTGCACTACTGGTCGGACACGGTCGAGACGCCCGACGTGGTGCGGCCGGCCGTGCAGGAGCTGACCGGACGACCCGCCCGCACCCTCGCGGAATGGGCCCGTGACCACGCGGCCGACTTCGCGTGA
- a CDS encoding M15 family metallopeptidase, translated as MTSSQRTSLGRGHGALPAGLPVFDDESPAVANLDPDLLDALRRAATDAAADGVVFVVNGGWRSWAYQEQLRRQAIAKHGSEAAAARWVTTADKSAHVRGQAVDVGPPAARAWLAEHGARYGLCQVYRNEPWHYELRPEAVVHGCPPMYADPSQDPRTR; from the coding sequence ATGACCTCCAGCCAACGCACGTCCCTTGGCCGGGGCCACGGTGCCCTCCCGGCCGGCCTGCCGGTCTTCGACGACGAGTCCCCGGCTGTCGCCAACCTCGACCCCGACCTGCTCGACGCCCTCCGCCGGGCCGCGACGGACGCCGCGGCCGACGGCGTCGTGTTCGTCGTCAACGGCGGCTGGCGCTCCTGGGCCTACCAGGAGCAGCTCCGGCGCCAGGCGATCGCGAAGCACGGCTCGGAAGCCGCGGCGGCCCGCTGGGTGACCACCGCGGACAAGTCCGCGCACGTGCGGGGGCAGGCGGTCGACGTCGGCCCGCCCGCGGCCCGGGCGTGGCTGGCCGAGCACGGCGCCCGGTACGGGCTGTGCCAGGTCTACCGCAACGAACCGTGGCACTACGAGCTGCGGCCCGAAGCCGTCGTCCACGGGTGCCCGCCGATGTACGCGGACCCGTCGCAGGATCCGCGTACGCGGTGA
- a CDS encoding response regulator transcription factor, producing the protein MRVLIVEDEPYLADAIRDGLRLEAIAADTAGDGDTALELLSVNTYDIAVLDRDIPGPSGDEIARHIVASGSGLPILMLTAADRLDDKATGFGLGADDYLTKPFELRELVLRLRALDRRRAHNRPPVHEIAGLRLDPFRREVYRDGRYVALTRKQFAVLEVLVAAQGGVISAEELLERAWDENADPFTNAVRITVSVLRKRLGEPGIIATVPGVGYRIDTGGEDRG; encoded by the coding sequence GTGCGTGTCTTGATCGTCGAGGACGAGCCCTACCTGGCCGACGCCATCCGCGACGGCCTCCGGCTGGAGGCCATCGCGGCGGACACCGCGGGCGACGGCGACACCGCGCTGGAGCTGCTGAGCGTCAACACCTACGACATCGCCGTCCTCGACCGCGACATCCCCGGCCCGTCCGGCGACGAGATCGCCCGGCACATCGTCGCCTCCGGCAGCGGCCTGCCGATCCTCATGCTCACCGCGGCCGACCGGCTCGACGACAAGGCCACCGGGTTCGGGCTGGGCGCCGACGACTACCTGACGAAGCCGTTCGAGCTGCGGGAGCTCGTGCTGCGGCTGCGGGCGCTCGACCGCAGGCGCGCCCACAACCGGCCGCCCGTGCACGAGATCGCCGGCCTGCGCCTTGACCCGTTCCGCCGCGAGGTCTACCGCGACGGCCGGTACGTGGCGCTGACGCGGAAGCAGTTCGCCGTGCTCGAAGTCCTCGTCGCCGCGCAGGGCGGGGTGATCAGCGCCGAGGAGCTGCTGGAGCGGGCCTGGGACGAGAACGCGGACCCGTTCACCAACGCCGTGCGCATCACGGTTTCCGTGCTGCGCAAGCGGCTCGGCGAACCCGGGATCATCGCCACCGTGCCCGGCGTCGGCTACCGCATCGACACCGGCGGGGAGGACCGTGGCTAG
- a CDS encoding sensor histidine kinase, translating into MAREPGLSARLKLTLSYAGFVMLAGILLMGAVLAFYLFFLPSGWITTEGNFWINRSVLVRAFVPFMAVVIVFLLVFGLLGGWVLAGRMLDPLTRITDATRVAATGSLSHRIRLPGRTDEFRELADAFDTMLARLEAHVAEQRRFAANASHELRTPLAITQTLLDVARKDPERATGDLDERLRAVNARAIELTEALLLLSRAEQRSFTRDVVDLSLVAEEAAETLLPLAEKRGVTVETAGEAAPAFGSPALLLQLTTNLVHNAIVHNLPERGAVWVTTRTEPGTVVLTVENTGDHLAPALVATLAEPFQRGTERIRTDQAGVGLGLAIVKSITHAHELLLCQAAAGSVVGCWVVSWWRVL; encoded by the coding sequence GTGGCTAGGGAACCCGGCCTGAGCGCCCGCCTCAAGCTCACCCTCAGCTACGCCGGGTTCGTCATGCTCGCGGGCATCCTGCTCATGGGTGCCGTGCTGGCCTTCTACCTGTTTTTCCTGCCCAGCGGGTGGATCACCACCGAGGGCAACTTCTGGATCAACCGCAGCGTCCTGGTGCGCGCCTTCGTCCCGTTCATGGCCGTCGTGATCGTCTTCCTGCTGGTGTTCGGGCTGCTCGGCGGCTGGGTCCTGGCCGGCCGGATGCTCGACCCGCTGACGCGCATCACCGACGCCACCCGCGTGGCCGCGACCGGTTCGCTCTCCCACCGCATCCGGCTGCCCGGCCGCACCGACGAGTTCCGCGAGCTCGCCGACGCCTTCGACACCATGCTGGCGCGCCTGGAGGCACACGTCGCCGAGCAGCGCCGGTTCGCCGCCAACGCGTCCCACGAGCTGCGCACGCCGCTGGCGATCACGCAGACCCTGCTCGACGTCGCCCGCAAGGACCCGGAGCGCGCCACCGGCGACCTCGACGAACGCCTCCGCGCCGTCAACGCGCGGGCGATCGAGCTCACCGAGGCGCTCCTGCTGCTCAGCCGCGCGGAACAACGGTCGTTCACCCGCGACGTCGTCGACCTGTCCCTGGTCGCCGAGGAAGCCGCCGAAACGCTCCTGCCCCTGGCCGAGAAGCGGGGCGTCACGGTCGAGACGGCCGGCGAAGCCGCGCCCGCGTTCGGTTCGCCGGCGCTGTTGCTGCAGCTGACCACGAACCTGGTGCACAACGCGATCGTCCACAACCTGCCCGAGCGGGGCGCGGTGTGGGTGACGACCCGCACCGAGCCCGGAACCGTGGTCCTGACCGTCGAGAACACCGGCGACCACCTCGCCCCGGCCCTGGTCGCCACCCTCGCCGAGCCCTTTCAGCGCGGCACCGAGCGCATCCGGACCGACCAGGCGGGGGTCGGCCTCGGCCTGGCGATCGTCAAGAGCATCACCCACGCCCACGAGTTGCTCCTATGTCAAGCCGCTGCGGGGAGCGTGGTTGGTTGTTGGGTCGTGTCGTGGTGGAGGGTGTTGTAG
- a CDS encoding IS110 family transposase yields MVVMLGIDVHKNTHTAVAVEQVERKLDQKTVRATDAGHRQLLRWALRNWPDTELTFAVEDCRHVSTRLERALLAAGQTVVRVPPKLMAGARSSARTRGKSDPIDALAIARAALREPNLPAATHDSVSREVKLLVDHREDLVNTRTQMQNRLRWHLHELDPELDPTARSLDRLCELDRLTAWLAQQPASMVVRIATELVTDIRALTVRANALERELAQRMAHLAPRLLAIPGCGALTAAKIVGETANVTRFRSEACFAMHAGVAPIPASSGKTNRHRLARGGNRQLNAALHRIAVTQTRLAGPGRDYIHRRRTTGDTTMEALRALKRRLARVVYNTLHHDTTQQPTTLPAAA; encoded by the coding sequence ATGGTGGTGATGCTGGGTATCGATGTCCACAAGAACACCCACACCGCGGTCGCGGTCGAGCAGGTAGAGCGCAAACTCGACCAGAAGACGGTGCGCGCGACCGATGCCGGTCACCGGCAGCTGCTGCGCTGGGCACTGCGCAACTGGCCAGACACCGAGCTGACGTTCGCGGTGGAGGACTGCCGGCACGTGTCGACCCGGCTGGAACGAGCGCTGCTCGCCGCAGGCCAGACCGTGGTCCGGGTCCCGCCGAAGCTGATGGCCGGAGCTCGCTCCTCGGCGCGCACGCGCGGCAAGTCAGACCCGATCGACGCACTGGCCATCGCCCGGGCCGCGCTGCGCGAACCGAACCTGCCGGCCGCCACACACGACAGCGTCTCCCGCGAGGTCAAACTGCTCGTCGACCACCGCGAAGACCTGGTCAACACCCGCACCCAGATGCAGAACCGGCTGCGCTGGCACCTACACGAACTCGACCCCGAACTCGACCCCACCGCCCGCAGCCTGGACCGGCTCTGCGAACTCGACCGGCTCACCGCCTGGCTGGCCCAGCAGCCGGCATCGATGGTGGTGCGCATCGCCACCGAGCTGGTCACCGACATCCGGGCACTCACCGTCCGCGCCAACGCACTGGAGCGGGAACTCGCCCAGCGGATGGCTCACCTCGCACCCCGCCTGCTCGCCATACCCGGCTGCGGTGCCCTGACCGCAGCGAAAATCGTCGGCGAAACCGCCAACGTGACCCGGTTCCGCTCCGAAGCCTGCTTCGCCATGCACGCCGGCGTCGCCCCCATCCCCGCCTCCTCCGGCAAGACAAACCGACACCGCCTCGCCCGCGGCGGCAACCGACAACTCAACGCCGCGCTGCACCGCATCGCCGTCACCCAAACCCGCCTGGCCGGCCCCGGCCGCGACTACATCCACCGACGCCGAACCACCGGAGACACCACCATGGAAGCACTCCGCGCCCTCAAACGACGCCTCGCCCGCGTCGTCTACAACACCCTCCACCACGACACGACCCAACAACCAACCACGCTCCCCGCAGCGGCTTGA
- the vanX gene encoding D-Ala-D-Ala dipeptidase VanX: MNDDFAFVDELVPGIRWDAKYATWDNFTGKPVDGYLANRIVGTTTLCAALGEAQEKAASLGFGLLLWDGYRPQRAVDCFLRWIDQPEDGRTKLWHYPNIDRAAMFAKGYVAARSGHTRGSAVDLTLYLLDTGELASMGGGHDLMDPISHHGARGIPPAEAGNRACLRSIMEGCGFVAYEREWWHYRLKDEPYPDTYFDFPVK; encoded by the coding sequence GTGAACGACGACTTCGCCTTCGTGGACGAACTGGTGCCCGGCATCCGCTGGGACGCCAAGTACGCCACCTGGGACAACTTCACCGGCAAGCCGGTGGACGGGTACCTCGCCAACCGGATCGTCGGCACCACGACCCTGTGCGCCGCACTGGGCGAAGCGCAGGAGAAGGCCGCGTCCCTCGGCTTCGGCCTGCTCCTGTGGGACGGCTACCGGCCGCAGCGCGCCGTCGACTGCTTCCTGCGCTGGATCGACCAGCCGGAGGACGGCCGGACCAAGCTGTGGCACTACCCGAACATCGACCGGGCCGCGATGTTCGCCAAGGGGTACGTGGCGGCCAGGTCGGGGCACACCCGGGGCAGCGCCGTCGACCTGACGCTGTACCTCCTGGACACCGGTGAGCTCGCGTCGATGGGCGGCGGGCACGACCTGATGGACCCGATCTCGCACCACGGTGCGCGCGGGATCCCGCCCGCCGAAGCCGGGAACCGCGCCTGTCTCCGGTCCATCATGGAGGGTTGCGGGTTCGTCGCCTACGAGCGCGAATGGTGGCACTACCGGCTCAAGGACGAGCCCTACCCGGACACGTACTTCGACTTCCCGGTCAAGTAA
- the vanA gene encoding D-alanine--(R)-lactate ligase, giving the protein MARIKVGIVFGGVSEEHPVSVKSAREVAKHLDAGKYEAFWIGITRDGAWKLGDGPGEDWAAGRPVVLSPDRSVPGLLVLDDGKYETIGLDVVLPVLHGKLGEDGAIQGLLELSGIPYAGCDVQSSALCMDKSLAYVVAASAGIATPQFRTVSAGENVDGLTYPVFVKPARSGSSFGVSKVSTKDELAAAIGAAAQYDSKVLIEEAVAGSEVGCAVLGHGSELFTGEVDRVALSHGFFRIHQEDSPESGSENSTFVVPADIPAETRARVQETAKAIYRALGCGGLARVDMFLTDDGTVVLNEVNTLPGLTSYSRYPRMMAAAGVPLGDLIDRIVAGARR; this is encoded by the coding sequence ATGGCCAGGATCAAGGTCGGGATCGTCTTCGGGGGCGTCTCCGAAGAACACCCCGTCTCGGTCAAGTCCGCGCGGGAGGTCGCGAAGCACCTCGACGCCGGTAAGTACGAAGCGTTCTGGATCGGGATCACGCGGGACGGAGCGTGGAAGCTCGGCGACGGGCCGGGCGAAGACTGGGCAGCCGGGCGGCCGGTCGTTCTCTCGCCGGACCGGAGCGTGCCCGGGCTGCTGGTCCTCGACGACGGGAAGTACGAGACGATCGGCCTGGACGTCGTGCTGCCCGTGCTGCACGGCAAGCTCGGCGAGGACGGCGCGATCCAGGGGTTGCTGGAGCTCTCCGGCATTCCCTACGCCGGCTGCGACGTCCAGAGTTCGGCCCTGTGCATGGACAAGTCCCTGGCTTACGTGGTCGCCGCGAGCGCGGGGATCGCCACTCCGCAGTTCCGGACCGTCTCGGCGGGCGAGAACGTCGACGGGCTCACTTACCCGGTGTTCGTGAAGCCGGCCCGGTCCGGTTCGTCGTTCGGGGTCAGCAAGGTGTCCACAAAGGACGAACTGGCGGCTGCCATCGGCGCCGCGGCGCAGTACGACTCGAAGGTGCTCATCGAGGAGGCCGTCGCCGGGAGCGAGGTCGGCTGTGCCGTCCTGGGGCACGGTTCGGAGCTGTTCACCGGGGAGGTGGACCGAGTCGCGCTTTCCCACGGCTTCTTCCGGATCCACCAGGAAGATTCCCCCGAAAGCGGGTCCGAGAACTCGACGTTCGTCGTGCCCGCCGACATCCCGGCCGAAACCCGCGCCCGCGTCCAGGAGACGGCGAAGGCCATCTACCGCGCGCTGGGCTGCGGGGGACTGGCCCGGGTCGACATGTTCCTCACCGACGACGGCACGGTGGTCCTCAACGAGGTCAACACCTTGCCCGGCCTGACGTCCTACAGCCGCTACCCGAGGATGATGGCCGCCGCCGGCGTGCCGCTCGGAGACCTGATCGACCGGATCGTCGCCGGGGCACGCCGGTGA
- a CDS encoding tripartite tricarboxylate transporter TctB family protein, with protein MNKTWLKERSELGVSAVLVGLGVLILVDALTIHTDFAQRGPIGPKAVPVVVGSLLIVVALLLARDVLRGGRGEAEGGEDVDLTAPADWRTVLLLCAAFLANAALIGMAGFPISGAVLFWGAAYALGSRHFVRDPLIAAGLSVATFLIFNNLLGVPLPGGPLMEVL; from the coding sequence ATGAACAAGACCTGGTTGAAGGAGCGGTCCGAGCTCGGTGTTTCCGCCGTCCTCGTCGGGCTCGGCGTGCTGATCCTGGTGGACGCGCTCACCATCCACACGGACTTCGCCCAGCGCGGCCCGATCGGCCCCAAGGCCGTGCCCGTCGTGGTCGGCTCGCTGCTCATCGTGGTGGCGCTGCTGCTGGCCAGGGACGTGCTGCGCGGCGGGCGCGGGGAAGCCGAAGGCGGCGAGGACGTCGACCTGACCGCGCCCGCCGACTGGCGGACGGTTCTCCTGCTGTGCGCGGCCTTCCTGGCCAACGCGGCCTTGATCGGCATGGCCGGGTTCCCGATCTCCGGTGCCGTCCTGTTCTGGGGCGCGGCCTACGCACTGGGCAGCAGGCACTTCGTCCGCGACCCGCTGATCGCCGCCGGCCTTTCGGTGGCGACGTTCCTGATCTTCAACAACCTGCTCGGCGTGCCGCTGCCCGGTGGCCCCCTGATGGAGGTGCTCTGA
- a CDS encoding Bug family tripartite tricarboxylate transporter substrate binding protein, with translation MANHLAKRMGKTVSSKNWLAVAAALAAVVLLPPLLTSGSESGATGQLRALRVLVPNAPGGGYDITARTAAKAMKDADLLRNAEVFNLPGAGGTVGLGRTVAERGNGKLVMSMGLGVVGSVFTNKAPSSLLDTTPIAKLIEEPDIVVVGKDSPFRTLDQLVTAWKAHPGAVPVGGGSSPGGPDHLAPMLMAKAVGLPPKQVNYIPFDGGGELLASVLGGKVAFGVSGIGEYRDQIQAGTLRVLAVTSAKRIPGVEAPTLTEAGVNVEFNNWRGIVAPPGITDPDRTRLVELFSKLHQTPQWREALQRNGWTDAFAPGDRFNAFLREENTRVAAVLHDLGLA, from the coding sequence ATGGCCAACCACCTGGCGAAGAGGATGGGGAAGACAGTGTCGTCGAAGAACTGGCTGGCGGTCGCGGCGGCGTTGGCCGCTGTCGTCCTGCTGCCGCCACTGCTCACCTCAGGCTCGGAAAGCGGCGCCACCGGGCAGCTGCGGGCACTCCGGGTCCTGGTGCCCAACGCCCCCGGCGGGGGCTACGACATCACCGCTCGCACCGCGGCGAAGGCGATGAAGGACGCCGACCTGCTCCGCAACGCCGAGGTCTTCAACCTCCCCGGCGCCGGCGGCACGGTCGGCCTCGGCCGGACGGTCGCCGAACGCGGCAACGGCAAGCTCGTTATGTCGATGGGCCTGGGCGTGGTCGGCAGCGTGTTCACGAACAAGGCGCCGTCGTCGCTGCTGGACACCACCCCGATCGCCAAGCTCATCGAAGAGCCGGACATCGTCGTGGTCGGCAAGGACTCGCCGTTCCGGACCCTCGACCAGCTGGTGACGGCGTGGAAGGCGCACCCCGGTGCCGTGCCGGTCGGCGGTGGGTCCTCGCCGGGCGGCCCGGACCACCTGGCGCCGATGCTGATGGCGAAAGCCGTTGGCCTGCCGCCGAAGCAGGTCAACTACATCCCCTTCGACGGCGGCGGCGAGCTGCTCGCCTCGGTGCTCGGCGGCAAGGTCGCCTTCGGCGTCTCCGGCATCGGCGAGTACCGCGACCAGATCCAGGCCGGCACTCTCCGCGTCCTGGCCGTGACGAGCGCGAAGCGCATCCCGGGTGTCGAAGCGCCGACGCTGACCGAAGCGGGCGTGAACGTCGAATTCAACAACTGGCGCGGGATCGTCGCCCCGCCGGGGATCACCGATCCCGACCGGACGCGCCTGGTGGAGCTCTTCTCGAAGCTGCACCAGACACCGCAGTGGCGGGAGGCGTTGCAGCGCAACGGCTGGACGGACGCGTTCGCGCCGGGGGACCGGTTCAACGCGTTCCTGCGAGAGGAAAACACACGAGTGGCGGCGGTGCTGCACGACTTGGGGCTGGCATGA
- a CDS encoding sensor histidine kinase, producing the protein MGGRGSLARQLLTWQLVVVVALLCAVGTLSVAQASANFRTTEGRRMLSVAEDVAATAGVRAALADPLGRYALAPFAESARSLSGATYVIIADTSRKVLTSPDPGQVGEPLEIGPSTALNGRSWVGELAGAIVAHVPVIGDRGRVIGVIAAGEEQPGVFAGVLDSPDNALRLLGVALIIGVVGSLLLARRVKNQTLGLEPREITALVEYREALLHGIKEGVLGLDPADRITLANDHARELLALPADCVGRSVPELDLDGRLHDVLSGATTGADQLVLGEGRVLTLNRMPIEPHGAVVTVRDRTELMTLHDELAASRHATDTLRAQAHEFSNRLHTIAGLIELGEYDEVRGFIDRIRSTQAHWRREVSERIGDPAVAALLIAKASLAAERNIGLRMAGDSVLAEIDEVLSTDLVTVLGNLIDNALDALGTQHGWVEVRVRQQESEVVVVVRDSGPGVAPEIAEEVFRHGFTTKAAEHGQRGLGLALTRQTCLRRGGSVRVHNENGAVFTASLPIGVPV; encoded by the coding sequence ATGGGTGGACGAGGGTCGCTGGCCCGCCAGCTCCTGACGTGGCAACTCGTCGTGGTGGTGGCGCTGCTGTGCGCGGTGGGGACGTTGTCCGTCGCCCAGGCGAGCGCGAACTTCCGCACGACCGAGGGGCGCCGGATGCTCTCCGTGGCCGAGGACGTCGCGGCCACCGCGGGTGTGCGGGCCGCGCTCGCCGATCCGCTGGGGCGGTACGCGCTGGCCCCGTTCGCCGAGAGCGCCCGCAGCCTGTCCGGCGCCACCTACGTGATCATCGCCGACACCTCGCGGAAGGTGCTCACCTCGCCCGATCCCGGCCAGGTCGGCGAACCGCTCGAGATCGGGCCCAGCACGGCGCTGAACGGGCGGTCGTGGGTGGGCGAGCTCGCCGGGGCGATCGTGGCCCACGTGCCGGTCATCGGCGACCGGGGACGCGTGATCGGCGTGATCGCCGCCGGCGAGGAGCAACCCGGCGTGTTCGCCGGCGTGCTCGACTCGCCGGACAACGCGTTGCGGCTGCTGGGAGTCGCCCTGATCATCGGGGTGGTCGGCTCGCTGCTGCTGGCCCGCCGGGTGAAGAACCAGACGCTCGGGCTCGAACCGAGGGAGATCACCGCGCTGGTGGAATACCGCGAAGCGTTGCTGCACGGGATCAAGGAGGGCGTCCTCGGCCTGGATCCGGCCGACCGCATCACCTTGGCCAACGACCACGCGCGGGAACTGCTCGCCCTGCCGGCGGACTGCGTCGGCCGGTCCGTGCCGGAACTGGACCTCGACGGCCGCCTGCACGACGTGCTGAGCGGCGCGACCACCGGGGCCGATCAGCTGGTGCTGGGGGAAGGCCGGGTGCTCACGCTGAACCGGATGCCGATCGAGCCGCACGGCGCGGTCGTGACGGTGCGCGACCGCACCGAGCTCATGACCCTGCACGACGAGCTGGCCGCCAGCCGGCACGCCACGGACACGCTGCGGGCGCAGGCGCACGAGTTCAGCAACCGGCTGCACACCATCGCCGGGCTGATCGAACTCGGCGAGTACGACGAGGTCCGCGGTTTCATCGACCGGATCAGGTCCACGCAGGCCCATTGGCGGCGCGAAGTGAGCGAGCGGATCGGCGACCCCGCCGTGGCGGCGCTGCTGATCGCCAAAGCCAGCCTCGCCGCCGAGCGGAACATCGGGCTCAGGATGGCGGGCGACAGCGTCCTGGCCGAGATCGACGAGGTCCTGTCGACGGATCTGGTCACGGTACTGGGCAACTTGATCGACAACGCGCTGGATGCGTTGGGGACCCAGCACGGCTGGGTCGAGGTCCGGGTGCGGCAGCAGGAGAGCGAAGTGGTGGTCGTGGTCCGCGATTCCGGGCCGGGCGTGGCGCCGGAGATCGCCGAAGAGGTGTTCCGGCACGGCTTCACGACCAAGGCGGCCGAGCACGGCCAACGCGGGCTCGGGCTCGCACTCACGCGCCAGACGTGCCTGCGCCGCGGCGGATCGGTGCGGGTGCACAACGAAAACGGCGCCGTGTTCACGGCGTCACTGCCGATCGGGGTGCCGGTGTGA